The genomic segment AATAGTTTATGTTGCCCCGGTTCGCAGGCAACACTTCGTTTTTGATTTTATCATAGTTAAGAAACCTAGCCTCAAAGCCCATTACATAATCCAGGTTCATAGAATTGGCGCTCATGGGGCGGTCGAAGCTTAGCAGGTGTTGAATGGATCCATTGAACCATGCAATTACATAATCGTAATTAAACGGGTCAATGTAAGGTTTCTTAAAGTTAAGCGATTTGGGAGGCCGGTGTCCGACCACATAATGGATGTTGCGATGATAACCAAGTCGTTCGAGCGCCGTGAACACTGCAGGAAGTGTATTGCGTAAAAGTTTCCCGTAAGTAGGTGAAAGTAACGCTCCAGCGCTGCGGGGCATAGCAAATACGTTTCGGATCAGCCTGGGTGCATCAATACCTTCAGATTTCCCAAAACCACGACTGGCAATTATATACTCATCTTTGGCACTGATGGCCATTGCTTCAAGCTGTTTTGGGTTGAAGTATTTTTTCATTTTGCTGGTTGCTGGTTACTGGTTAATCTTCAAGTATTTCAGCATCAGTAATTGTATTGGGGTCGTACTTTTGCAGATATTTCTGGCGCATTTTACGGCGGCGTTCTTCAATGTTAGGATCTGGTTTGAAACCCAGTACTGAAATATCGGAACTGGGTTCGAAGTTAGGAGGAACAAGTTGATCCCAGGATAACTGGTCCAACTCGGGTTTATCTAATCCATGGCATTTTATAAGTTGACTGGCAGCCATTGTCATAGCTTTAGGATCCTTGATTTGCTTGGCAAGGTTAAAGGCTTCAGTTGCCATGGTATTGACAGTATATCTCACCCACTCTTTACTTGCATTGGTAACATTGCCAAGTAATAGCTTGATATGATTAATATCCTTATAGGCCTGTGCGCGGTTTACATCGCACTCATTCATCAGGAACCTTACAACCTGCTTATCGCTGAGCGATGGGCTGTTTACCCAGAAAGTGAAAGCTTTCATGTAGCGCTCTTTTACTTTTTCAAGTACAGGAGTCAGTTTCCTTTCTTTTGAACCTGGTTCTGAGAATAGGGCCAGTTGTATTTTGTCAAGGTTCGTTAGCTTTTTAGTCATCCAACAGTTCCTCCTGTTCCTGTTCTTTTATGTAATCTTCAGTAAGGCTTTGCGCTTGAGGGCTGCCAAGTTTGGCGAGTGGTACTACTTTTTGTCTCAGCTCGAGCTTTGATTTTGTTTTACCACGAAAATAAGCCTGATGTAATAGAGATTTAGTATTGTGAAAATCATCCGCAATAAGTGAATAATCAGTAGTCAATAGGCAAGCTATTTCGCGTAGCGAAAGAAAAAGAGCTGCGTATTCTTCAACTTTTTGAAGTTGATCAGTTGTGAGGTTCATGGTTGGAATGGGATTGCTGAATCAAATAGCTTATTCATTTGCTTAAGGTAATAAACCAGGGTGCTAAAATTCGTGTCCAGAACCATGGCTTCAATACGGCGGTTCCTGCTCATGTTGGCTGAAGCATTTATTACTACAGAAGTGTTGTGGTTGTAAAGTAGAATAATTTTAGAATGGTTGAGTGTTAGCTTAACTTCGGCACCGGTATTTTGCAAGAAAAAAAGCAATGGAGTTTTTGTTTTACGCAGGCTACTGTCAAGCAAGCACCTGAGAGAAAGCAGGCGGCCATCTTCAATCATTTGTTGAAATGAGCAGATAGCCGCCTCGCTGATGGAGAAAGAAGAAATGAAAGCATCTACAGGACCGGTGTACTCAAGTAAGTAATCAAGCAACTCATAAAGCGACCAGGTACCATCCAATATGCGATGAATGGTGGTGTTGGGCTGGATGGGGCCGATTTCGGTGGCAATGAGTTCTTTCATTTTGTTGTGATGCTGTTATGCAGTGATGCAGTATCATTTAATGTCTAATGCTATCCAGAATTTATAGAAGATAAGCTTTAGCTCAAACATAAAAAATCTTTTGTAGGGGTAGGATTCCGCAAACATAATATCTGTGTCAAACTTTATCCCAAATGCCCAATACGCTGGGAATTTGAAAGTGCATGAGCAAAGAGTTAATTTGCTTTTTTTGAAATTAAAACTTTTAACCATAGTGATTATCGTTTTGGCTATTCGATTAGGGCTTCGGATTTAAAATTTGGGATTTGGGTCTTTACCTGGGAAGTTTGCCTTCCATCTCCACCAATTCTTTCTCCCAGCTTTGGAGGCTGGCCAGGCGGGTTTCAAGTTTTTTGCCTTTGAGTTTACCGGAGTCAATTTCTTTCTGAGCACGGGAAATATTGATCTTAACTGTGCTGATACGGCGATTTAGCTTCAGGGCTTCTTTAGCTGGATCGAGTGTTACTGCGGTTTTATCGGATTCATCAGCAGTTTTGCCATTAACAAAATCATTGATATCCTTCCAGTTTTGTTCCTTCTGCCTGTTTATAGCAGCAATTTCTTGCGCAATGGGTTTGCGATCCTCGTTGGTTTTGCAGGCAGCCATGCGTTGCCGCGCACCTGCCAACTCGGTAATAAGGCGCTTGTTTTCGAAGTAGGCATTTTTGATGTTTTCGGGAAGATCGTCAACGTTTTTTAGATTCGGGATATCTACGAATTTTCTTTTACCCGGGTCCGTGGATTCATCGCTTCCGATTGCTGGGGGGGCTTGTTTTTTTGATTGTTCAAGCTTCTTTACTGTTATTGCTGGTTTGTTGGTTGTTGCTTGCTCCTGGTTACTTGTTTCTGTTTGCTTTTTACTAGGTTCAGGTTCTGAATTCTGCTGTTTACGCAGGGCGCGTTGTAATTGCTTTTCAAGAATATTGAAAGCAAGTGTTCCCGGAGCGGCATCGCCGGACTTGTTAAAAAAGTCGTCGTACTCTTTTGAGGTTTTTACTGTGTTGTAAAGTGCAAGGCCGTCTTTAAATTTACGGTTGGGGTCGAAAAGGAATTGTTTGATGTTCATTTTGCAGCGTTTTGATTTGTAGCTGCAAAATAAGGAGCCGCAAGATGAGTGGGAAAGGACAGAATGTTAAGCCCCAAGCCCAAAATTCCAAATTCCAAATTCAAAGGAATAGCCGGGTTTAGAAGTTTAGTGATGCTTGTAGTTGGCTGTGCCTCGCTTTAAACTGCTCCACATATTCACGGCGAGCGTTGCCGTTGTGAATAATAGTAAGGTTTTGGCCATGCATCATGCAGTTTGCAAGGCATTGGTTTACGTGATGAATCTGGTTTTGCCTGTAATATATTAAAAAGCGATCCCAATATTCTGTATCACCTCCAAAACGGGTACTGTCATAGGGACCAATCCTGTCAAACACTTCGGCACGGTAAAGGCACATTGAAGCCCGACGACCTGTAAATTCTCCAAGCAATTTGCCTGTATAAAAATCCTTACGGTTGTAGTTGCAATACGTCATCATCAGAAGGTTATCGCTGATCAGCGGCGCTACAAGTTCAGCGAAGTGATTTTCAAAGCTGATATCGTCAGCGCAATGATAATACCAGGCATCAAAATCGTGATAGGAGTTGAGTACGACGTTAAGCGCAAGATAACAACCGGTATTTTCTAAGTTCTTAATTACTGTAACTCCACAGGATTTAGCCACCTCAAAAGTGTTATCGGTGCTTTTATCATCAATAACCACAATTTCAACATTCTTGTAGGTTTGCTTTTGTATAGAGCGAATGGTGGCAGCAATATACAATGCGGCATTATACGCCGGTATGATGCAAAGAATCTTCATGGCTGTATATTTTCCAGTTTTTAATAGTGTTTACTTGTTGGGTTTGAAAACTGTCGTCGGCATGGCAAAAATTCCAGATGGTGTAATGGCGGTCGTACTTTTGGCTCTCGCAGATCCATTTGGCCGGATGCTGAATGCAAAATATCGGGATCTTCTTTTTCTGGCAAAACAATGCCAACCAAACATCAGCCATATTACTGGCTTTAAAAATATTTAAAGGCGGTCGGCAGGTATCGCTATGAAAGGCTGTAACACCGGTTCCGGGAAAGTGAATAAAAGCCTCATGGGTATATTTAACGCAGCCAAAAACTTCGGCAAAATCAGTGTAAATACTTTGAATCGGCCGGCCGGAATGAAAGATGCGGCCATGACAAGTTACAACAGCTCGGCGTTTGAAGCGTTCAATGTTGCGGATCATGGTTTCGGCATAATCCGGGGGGTAAACAAGATCGTCGTCAACTGTAAATATGTATCCTTTTAAAGTTGAAACCTTATAAAACTTGCCGGCATCGCCCAGGTCTCCTGCTTCATCCTGCGATTTGTAATACTGTATTTTGGGGTGATAAAGAAACTCGGGTACGCTTTGGAATTCATTCAGGTAAACGTTGATTGCATCGGCTTGAGGGAGAATAGAAAGAATTACTTCCTGCAGTGATTCGGTTCGGGATGGGATGGCTGCCAGGTTAAAAGTTACTGTTTCGTAGTGCATGATGGAGTGTGTTGTTTGAATGTTTCAAGGAATGGATAGTTGCGGTTAGCATTAATGATGTCGGAATGATATTCTCGCTGAACAGCGATCATAGGGTTTATAAGAAAGCAATTGAACCTGGGTTGTATTTCGCGTGCAATGTATGTGTCAATGTTGTTCCAGGCTTTGTGTATTTGTTCAGGACTATATTTTAATAGTTCATTGGCTATGGTTTTCCCGTTGTAGGCAATGGCATGGGTAGTCCATCCCCAGTTAAGCCTGAACAGGTGATCGCTGTATTTTTCAATAGGCTTGTGAAGCATTGCGCCCAGGTACAGGCAATGCCAATTTGATGGCAGTTGGTTGATTGCGTTTTCAAAATGATCCCATCCAAAAATGATTTGAGCATCATCTTCAAAAATTATATTGATACCATCGCTGAATAGCTTCATTACCTCAAGGTGTGAAGCAATGCACCCGGTCATAGGATTATCACACTCCAAACCAGTGAAGCGTGCAACGCTAAATGGAATGGGTTCCTGAAGAAACTGCTTCCATCTGTCGGGCCTTTTTTCAAGGTTTATACACCAGGATAGTATTTTGTTCATTGATGATGTTTAAAAAAAATCCCGCAGCCTGTTTCCAGGCTACGGGATTACCTAATTAACCAAACCTAGTCATTTCTATGGATCATTTCTTGCCTTTCTTTGCTTTTGCTGGTGGTTTTGCATCCAGCATCTGGGGCTCAGGGTGTTTTTCGCCGGGGTACATTTCTTTCAAATGCTCCACTTTTGGTTGCAGGTAGGGCAGCCCCTCGCGAAAAAGTTTTTCAGCAAGGGTATCGTCAATCTTTTCCAGTTCTATGGTGCCATAAACCGGAAGGTTGATTTTACCCGGGGATGCCAAACCGATAAGCTCAAACTTTTTCATGTTTTTAGCTTACAGGTGGAACAGTACTGCCACTTAAAGGAATTGCACCATTGTAAACAAGGGCTGCATGGGTGTGGTCGGCTTCAAACTCAATGGTGATACCACGGCGATCGGTAGCTTGCTTGCCAAACATAACCTTCGGGGTAAAGAATAAAGGGTTGTCTTCCGATCCAAACTGAATGCGGTTGCCAGTGTTTGGATCCACCCCGATAATTATACCGCGGTTATTGTTAAGCTTGCGAGCCAGCGCAAGCGCTTCTACCTTGGTTCCCGGATAAAAGAATTCCCCTTTTTGCAGGAAACTCTTTCCATCAATTTCTCCCTGAGGATCTGACTGACCTCCGAAAGTCCGGGGAGTTACATAAATTGAGTAAAAAGATTTCCCTTCAGCACATGCATAAGTTCCGGCAAGTGTCACCAATTGCGCATCAGATGATGGGCTTGATGCAAGCGCAGGCCAGGTAGTTATTTCCGAGGCTATTCCAAGATAAGCCTTGGTGGTAAAACCGCCCATGTTATCGCCACCGGTCCAGTCCATGCTGGCAAAGGTGAACCCGGTTGCCATAATTACAGATCCGGCATCAGGTGCGCCGTTGAATACGGTCCATGCAGCCAGGCAGGTAAATACCATAGCAAGCAAGCTGATCATGGCCATTATGTTTCGTTTCGATATTGCTGTCATTGTTCAGTGTATTTTAAGGTTATACAATTTATTTTCAAACCAGCCCGGCAGGTAGCCGGAGCAGCGATTAAGAATAATCGCCGCTCAACGGTGTACCGGTATTGGTTTGTTCATTAACCATAAACTCCTTGGGATGAATAGAGGTTACCCTCGCTCCGGCTTCCCACTGTGTCCAGAACTGAGCAATGTTAGGATCCTCGTAAGGTGCGCGGATTTGAACAAATGATTCGTCTCCCTTGGTGTTCACACCGAAATCGAGATTGCGGGGAACAGTAAGGATCAGTTGGCTTCCGGATCCCAAAATTGGGCTGGTAAGCAACTGCAGCGAAGGAGCCTGTGTAATTCCACGCAAATGCGCAAGGAATACTTCATACTCAAGGGCATTTTTGTACTTGAGCTTGTTGCCAAGTCCATCCATGGCATTGAAAAGTGCATTACCAGGAAGGTAAAGAACTCCATTTTTGCGCAGGTATGGATTTGCGCCGCGGATGAAAGCAACGATCCTGTCGAACGGAGTCGTGTCGGTTTCATCACTCGGTGTTGCAATAGCGCCTGTGGTTTTCAGGTTGCCTTTCGCTGCGGAAACTTCGCCGGCAACAATTTCCTTTGCAATAAGGGTATAAAACCCATCGAGCATGCCCTGGGGCGATTTGTCGTCTTCGTCGCGTTCAGCAAAGAACATGGCATCGAGAATATCTTCTGCGATGGTGCGGATCTTGCTTTCGATAATCAGGAACTCAAGAGGGTGCTTCTTGGTTTGGTTGTCAACCTTTTCTGAGCTGTTGCCTGTGACCCGCTTGGTGCGGTAGTTCATGATATGATCCTTAAGCGCTGCATAGCAGGCTTTGACCACGAGTTCGCGTTCAACGGCTTTGCCAATGGTGCCGGAAACGGCATTTTCATCACCGATTACATAAGGCTTGGCCAGTCCGCTTTTACGCTGAAACTGTACTACCTTATCTTTCTGATCAACTTCAAGAAGATTGATCTGGAGTTTGTCGAGCTCTTCAACCAAAATGGCGAAGGGCAGTTTGCGCAACAGCGCGTCATAGCTTTCGGCGGCGCGTTGCAGTACACTTACGTTGATAATTGCTGTCATTTTTTTAAGGGATTTTTTATTTACGAATTACGATCTACGTTTACAATATTTTACAGCCCGAGTTCACGCAGCTTGGCAACGCAAGCATCGGTATTGTCAGCATTTTCCTGGAAGAACCTTACGATAGCAAGCGGGTCGCTTTCAGTTGCGTCGTTTTCTGTTATAGCCTTCGACGGAGGATCCACCGCAGAACCTTTGAGCGTGGCAACAGTTTGTTCAAGCTCGGTAATGCGTTCGTTTGCCTGTGAAAGCTCAGTGGTGCGGGTTTCAACATCTTTTTCAAGGTTTGCAATGGAGGTATTGGCTTCAGTAAGCTGCTGTGTTAAGTTCTCGATCCGCTGAAGCTGATCGGGATTGACTTGCTCAGTGAGCTGCTGAACCTGAAGGGAGAGATCACCATCGCGGGTGACTGCGGCAGCCAGGGAAGCGTTGGCTTCGTCCAGCTCTTTTTTTGCAGCGGCGAACTGATCTTGGAAAAGATCACGTTCAGCAACTGCAGCGTTGTACTTTTCGCGGGATACTGGGAACATAGTTTTTAATTTTTGGTTTACAATTAATTGATTCAATATTCAATATTCAAGATTCAGAATTGCTATGGTGCGAATTCGTCGAAGATGTTTTGCAGGAATTGATCCCAGGGCATGATATCGTCAACAAGTCCGATCTCAAGGGCTTCTTCAGCGAAAAAGAATTTTCCGGTGTTCCAATCGTTTGATTTGAGTTTGCCCTTGCGGGATTGCTTTACCTGGGCCAGGAAGAAATCATTGAACTGGTTGGCAAGCAACTGGGCGCGTTGAATGGCTTCTTCAATTTTGCCATCTTGCATCAGTCTGTATACTTCGTTCTTTTCTTTTGATTTTTCGGCATACACATCCACTTCCTTGATGCCTTCCATTTTCAGGGCCTCGGTATAATCACGAAGGGTCAGGTAGGTTCCGATGCTGCCGGCCATTCCCATTTTACTACCAATGGCAATGTGCTGTGCTGCTGAAGCTATCCAGTATGCGGCTGAAGCGCCATAATCGTCAATAAAAGCAAAAACAGGTTTTTCGAGGTTCGATAAGACTTCGCCCATGAACCTGGCAGCATAACCAGATCCGCCACCGCTGTCAATTTTGATCGCATGCGCGAAGATGTTCGGGTGCATATCTGCCTTCTGGATCCATTCTGCTTTTGCAGCCATACCAGTAGGCCCACACATCATAGGATATTTGGTTATGGGACCGGCTACATTTAAAATAAATACAGATGGTTCAATAATTTGATCGGCGTTGTAATAAATATCAAAAGCATCGGCGGTGAAGGGTTTTTTGTTGTTCAGGATGGCAAGACTTGCCTGTCCCTTCATTTCTTCTGATTTGCTTTGTTGCGATGCAACAGGATTAAACAATTCGCCCCGCAGCATGCGTACTACGAGGTGAAAGTGATCGTCGGCATATTGTTTATCAATAAACCAGGGCGATGCAATTATTTCGTGAAGGAGGTTCATACAGCCGTATTTGAGTTACGGCTGCAATATTATAATGAGGTTGTGTAAGCCCAAAGGACTGTATTTACAGGGCTTTAATCAACCGGGTTGAAAATCGGCGCCTGAATAAATACCTGGCTGGCTAGAAATGGAGATGGCAATATACTCTGGCCTGTAAATTCAAAGGTAATTCCGTTTCGGGTTGCTGCATTTGCGCCCGTATCAAGGGAAAAGGTAAATTGAAGCGGTTGTTCTTTGGTTCCCAACAGGCGCAGCTGTTTATTGTTA from the Bacteroidales bacterium genome contains:
- a CDS encoding glycosyltransferase family 2 protein, with product MKILCIIPAYNAALYIAATIRSIQKQTYKNVEIVVIDDKSTDNTFEVAKSCGVTVIKNLENTGCYLALNVVLNSYHDFDAWYYHCADDISFENHFAELVAPLISDNLLMMTYCNYNRKDFYTGKLLGEFTGRRASMCLYRAEVFDRIGPYDSTRFGGDTEYWDRFLIYYRQNQIHHVNQCLANCMMHGQNLTIIHNGNARREYVEQFKARHSQLQASLNF
- a CDS encoding S49 family peptidase, coding for MNLLHEIIASPWFIDKQYADDHFHLVVRMLRGELFNPVASQQSKSEEMKGQASLAILNNKKPFTADAFDIYYNADQIIEPSVFILNVAGPITKYPMMCGPTGMAAKAEWIQKADMHPNIFAHAIKIDSGGGSGYAARFMGEVLSNLEKPVFAFIDDYGASAAYWIASAAQHIAIGSKMGMAGSIGTYLTLRDYTEALKMEGIKEVDVYAEKSKEKNEVYRLMQDGKIEEAIQRAQLLANQFNDFFLAQVKQSRKGKLKSNDWNTGKFFFAEEALEIGLVDDIMPWDQFLQNIFDEFAP